The following coding sequences lie in one Gorilla gorilla gorilla isolate KB3781 chromosome 5, NHGRI_mGorGor1-v2.1_pri, whole genome shotgun sequence genomic window:
- the LOC101137108 gene encoding HLA class II histocompatibility antigen, DO beta chain — protein MGSGWVPWVVALLVNLTRLDSSMTQGTDSPEDFVIQAKADCYFTNGTEKVQFVVRFIFNLEEYVRFDSHVGMFVALTKLGQPDAEQWNSRLDLLERSREAVDGVCRHNYRLGAPFTVGRKVQPEVTVYPERTPLLHQHNLLHCSVTGFYPGDIKIRWFLNGQEERAGVMSTGPIRNGDWTFQTVVMLEMTPELGHVYTCLVDHSSLLSPVSVEWRAQSEYSWRKMLSGIAAFLLGLIFLLVGIVIQLRAQKGYVRTQMSGNEVSRAVLLPQSC, from the exons ATGGGTTCTGGGTGGGTCCCCTGGGTGGTGGCTCTGCTAGTGAATCTGACCCGACTGGATTCCTCCATGACTCAAGGAACAGACTCTCCAG AAGATTTTGTGATTCAGGCAAAGGCTGACTGTTACTTCACCAACGGGACAGAAAAGGTGCAGTTTGTGGTCAGATTCATCTTTAACTTGGAGGAGTATGTACGTTTCGACAGTCATGTGGGGATGTTTGTGGCATTGACCAAGCTGGGGCAGCCAGATGCTGAGCAGTGGAACAGCCGGCTGGATCTCttggagaggagcagagaggCCGTGGATGGGGTCTGTAGACACAACTACAGGCTGGGCGCACCCTTCACTGTGGGGAGAAAAG TGCAACCAGAGGTGACAGTGTACCCAGAGAGGACCCCACTCCTGCACCAGCATAATCTGCTGCACTGCTCTGTGACAGGCTTCTATCCAGGGGATATCAAGATCAGGTGGTTCCTGAATGGGCAGGAGGAGAGAGCTGGGGTCATGTCCACCGGCCCTATCAGGAATGGAGACTGGACCTTTCAGACTGTGGTGATGCTAGAAATGACTCCTGAACTTGGACATGTCTACACCTGCCTTGTCgatcactccagcctgctgaGCCCTGTTTCTGTGGAGTGGA GAGCTCAGTCTGAATATTCTTGGAGAAAGATGCTGAGTGGTATTGCAGCCTTCCTACTTGGGCTAATCTTCCTTCTGGTGGGAATCGTCATCCAGCTAAGGGCTCAGAAAG GATATGTGAGGACGCAGATGTCTGGTAATGAG GTCTCAAGAGCTGTTCTGCTCCCTCAGTCATGCTAA